One genomic region from Geotrypetes seraphini chromosome 17, aGeoSer1.1, whole genome shotgun sequence encodes:
- the LOC117351461 gene encoding protein BTG1-like, producing the protein MKTEISSAVGFITRLLKTTGVIGEDQLKRFSQSLEESLRDHYKQHWFPQMPCKGSAYRCIRINHKMDPLIGKAAGLIGLNHRRLFQLLPSELTLWVDPFEVSYRIGEDGSICVLYESSPPAGKSAKALDNRTSCKEELRIGRSSPSKNYNMMTVSS; encoded by the exons ATGAAAACGGAGATTTCTTCTGCTGTGGGCTTCATCACCCGGTTGCTGAAAACCACGGGGGTCATCGGGGAAGATCAGCTGAAACGATTCAGCCAGTCGCTGGAGGAGTCCTTGAGag ACCACTACAAACAGCACTGGTTCCCCCAGATGCCCTGCAAGGGCTCAGCCTACCGATGCATCCGGATCAACCACAAAATGGATCCCTTGATAGGGAAGGCGGCCGGGCTCATCGGACTCAACCATCGGCGGCTCTTCCAGCTCCTGCCCAGCGAACTCACGCTCTGGGTCGACCCCTTCGAGGTCTCTTACCGCATAGGGGAGGACGGCTCCATCTGTGTGCTGTACGAGAGCTCCCCGCCAGCGGGCAAAAGTGCCAAGGCTTTGGACAACAGGACCAGCTGCAAAGAGGAGCTGCGAATCGGCAGGTCCAGCCCCTCCAAGAATTACAACATGATGACAgtttctagttaa